CTTCATATCTCTAGAGAAGAGCTGTTGCTCTCAATGCCGTTGCTATCGCGCGATTACAAACCCGAGCATTGACTGCCCGCACTCGATCCCTCGCCCTCGCCTCATCCCAGTACCGTACCTACAAGACGAGCTCTCGACAACATGCTTTCCACTCCCAACTTGAGAGCACACCCACTCCTTCTGCTTTCCAGTACCAGAAACCTCCTACCGTCGAGAACCCCCAGACTCTTGTTGAGAAGATCGCCCAACAGTACGCCGTAGGACTTGCTCCTGGAAAGAAGATCAAAGCAGGAGACTATATCGCACTCGCTCCCCACCATTGTATGAGCCACGACAACACATGGCCTATCGCAAAGAAGTTCCTCGACATTGGAGCTTCCAAGATTCACAACAACCGCCAAGTGGGTGAGTAGACGTCCCGGGTCCGAATCGGGTCGGCGTCAATGCTAACTCGCAAAAAGTATTCACACTGGACCACGACGTCCAAAACAAGTCCGAAGCCAACCTTAAGAAATACGCTCTTATCCACGAATTCGCCGAGAAGCATGGAGTCACAAACTATCCTGCCGGCCGGGGTATCGGTCATCAGATCATGGTCGAAGAAGGTCGAGATCCCATCATTCGCAGGGCAATCTGTATGCTAACTACAGCACAGGATATGCCTGGCCAGGAACTGTCTCTGTCGCAAGTGACAGCCACAGCAACATGTACGGTGGAGTTGGTTGTCTAGGGACTGCTGTCGTTCGAACAGACGCTGCTTCCATCTGGGCTACTGGTCAAACCTGGTGGCAAGTTCCTCCTGTCGCCAAGGTCACTTTCACTGGAATTCTCCCTCCTGGTGTTACTGGAAAGGATGTCATCATTGCCCTTTGCGGTCTTTTCCGAGACGACCAAGTGCTGAACCACGCCGTCGAGTTCGCTGGTGGTGAAAACCTTCCTATCGATGATCGTCTGACTATCAGCAACATGACTACCGAGTGGGGTGCTCTCGCTGGTGTCTTCCCTGTCGACGATATGCTCATCTCCTGGTACCGTGGCAAGGCTACCACCAACGCCATGTTCGGTGGCTCCTCCAAGGACCGCATCAACCACAAGCGCGTTGACGAACTGGAGCAGAACAGACTGGAGGCTGATCCCAACGCTAAGTATGCCAAGGAGCTCTACCTCAACCTGTCTACTCTCTCCCCCATCGTCGCTGGTCCCAACTCTGTCAAGATCGCCACACCCCTGAAGAATCTCGAGGCTGAGGATATCCCCGTCAACAAGGCCTACCTCGTTTCCTGCACTAACTCTCGAGCTTCTGAtatcgccgccgccgcccgTGTCTTCCGCGAGGCTGCTAAAGAGAACAAGGACGTCAAGATCGCTCCTGGAGTCGAGTTCTACGTTTCCGCGGCTTCGATTCCCGAACAGGAGATTGCTGAAGAGGCTGGCGATTGGCAAGTCCTGCAAAACGCTGGTGCGCAGATCATCGATTCGGGTTGTGGTCCTTGTATAGGGCTCGGGCGAGGTCTTCTTGAGCCTGGTGAGGTTGGTATTAGTGCCAGTAATCGTAACTTCAAGGTGTGTTGTTCCACTCAAATGGGCGGACAAAGCTAATAAACCGTAGGGACGCATGGGTTCCACCTCTGCCAAGGCGTACCTTGCCAGTCCTGAGATCGTTGCTGCCAGTGCTCTCAAGGGTAAGATTGCTGGTCCTGGCTGGTACCAGAAGCCTGAGGGCGTGGAGAAGGTTATAATTGGCGAGGGTAGCGGTGACTATGTCGCTGACAAGGCTCTGTCTATCGAGGATGCTCTTGACAAGCTCATCAACGAGGCTGATGCCCTGATTGCTGCTGCAGAGACGCCAGAGGGTAACGCTGAGCAGGCTGCCAGTACCGCTGCTGCCGAAGGAGAAGAGTCTCTGACCGAGATTCTCCCCGGTTTCCCTGAGAAGGTTGAGGGCGAGATTGTTTTCTGTGACAacgacaacatcaacacaGATGGCATCTACCCTGGTGGGTTGGCCCGATAATAATATTTCAGTGACCGCACTAACAATGACTTAGGCAAGTACACATACCAAGATAACGTCTCAGTGGAGAAGATGGCCGAAGTGTGCATGGAGAACTACGACACAGAGTTCGGCAAGGTCGCTAAGGCCGGCGACATCCTCGTCACAGGTTTTAACTTTGGTTGCGGTAGCTCCCGAGAGCAGGCCGCCACCGCCCTCCTGGCCAAGAAGATCCCCCTCGTTGTCTCAGGCAGCTTCGGCAACATCTTCAGCCGCAACAGTATCAACAATGCCCTCATGGGTGTTGAAGTCCCTCGTCTCGTCGAGCGTCTCCGCGAAACATATAAGAACGATACCGAGAAGCCTTTGACCCGCCGCACTGGTTGGAAACTTATCTGGGATGTTCGTCGCTCCAAGGTTGTTGTCACTGAGAAAGATGGCTCATCATGGGAGCAAAAGGTTGGCGAGTTGCCTGCCAACGTGCAGGAGATCATTGCTCGCGGTGGTCTCGAAAAGTGGGTCAAGGCTAAGATTGATGCTTAAGGCTCGGTGTTTGTTGCTTTTTGATATAATATAGAGGGTATATAGAAGTTGGAAATAGTAAAAGTCGACATATTTTTCAGTTTGTCCTACACACTACCTAATACTTGTCGTAAGTCACAATGTACTAAGAAAGATACAACGGAGGAACAATAGAACAAACATCTATCCCTCAGGATAGCAGAAATGTCGgccactggaagcataatGGACGAAATTAAGAGGCCAGTTTATGCTAATTAGACTAGGTACTTATCTTAGAAAGTTCGGGCCAAAGAACGAATGGCCACACCACCGTGGTTTGTGGCAGCACCTTATATCATAAGTAACTCGTTTACAGTGGGCGTTGCTGAGACATCGGCTGTAGGACAAAGCAAGCCGCACATTTTACTCTCCGCATTTCGTCATCCATTATCGAACAACaagatttcagcaccttcaggGCCGACGCAACAAAGCGCCTGTTTAAGTTATTTCACCCATTATCAAGCCTGTCGAGACGGTACAAATTGAAAGTCATGATTCTGCGACCAGTAGCACGATGCTTCAACCGCATGCGACGCCCTATTCTGACGCCTATCCCCCACCTTCAAGGCACCACGTCCTCACTAGCAAACACACGCCATCTCATGAGCCTGGCTGGCTTCACGGAGAACCAACTTATGGTCCGCGATGCCGTTGGCCAAATATGCGCCGAATTTCCCAACACATACTGGCAAGAGCACGACCAGAATGAACAAGACCCGAAAGAGTTCCATGCTGCCCTTGCCAACGATGGTTGGTTAGGTATCGCTCTCCCGGAATCATTGGGCGGCTCAGATCTGGGTATCTCGGAAGCGACCATGATGATGCAGACAATTGCCGAGTCGGGTGCTGGTATGGCGGGTGCCCAGTCCATACATGCTAATGTTTACGCGACGCAACCCCTCGCAAAGTTCGGTACCAAAGAACAACTTGAGACGACAATTCCAAAGATTGTATCCGGGGATTATCGTGTATGCTTCGGTGTTACAGAGCCGAATGCTGGACTTGACACTCTTCGTCTTGAAACAACAGCGAAGCAGAACTCGGATGGGTCTTACAGCGTAACAGGACAAAAGATCTGGATCACTTGTGCCCAAGTTGCTTCCAAAATGATTCTTCTTGCCCGAACTACACCACTAGATCAGGTCAAGAAAGCCAGCGAAGGTCTCTCGCTCTTCTGTATCGATCTGGATCGCAATCAACCGGGTCTCGAAATGCGCAAGATCAAGAAAATGGGTGGTCGCGCTGTGGATGCTAATGAGGTTTTCTTTGACAACTACCACATCCCACCCTCCTCTCTTATCGGTGAACAAGGTAAGGGCTTCAGGATGATCCTCCACGGAATGAACGCCGAGCGCTGCCTCCTCGCTGGCGAGGCCCTCGGTCTCGGCTACATCGCCCTTACGAAAGCCAGCGAATACGCTCGCGAGCGTGTGGTTTTCAAGCGACAAATCGGCATGAACCAAGCCATTGCTCATCCTCTTGCGGACGCATACATGAAGCTCGAAGGTGCGAAACTAGCTACGTATCACGCTGCGAGATTATACGACCAAAGCAAAACAGATGAGTCCGTCAGACAAGATGACATTGGCATTGCGGCGAATAGTGCAAAGTACATGGCTGCTGAAGCTGCCTTCACAGCTTGTGAGAGAGCGGTTCTGACGTATGGGGGGATGGGCTACGCGATGGAGTATGATGTTGAGAGGTGGTTCAGGGAATGTCTTGTTCCGAGGATCGCACCTGTAAGTAGGGAGATGATATTGAACTATATTAGTGAGAAGGTACTAGAATTACCCAGGAGTTACTGAGGCCTGTTTTAGTGGCTTGTTGCAGTACTGCAATAGAAGTTTCAACACATGTTCTCGAGTCAAACGCCAAGACGAGGACAATAGCAGATCGTGAAAACATAAGCCGTTCCTGGATACTATTTGGTCATAATGTGTAGGGACTAATTAACATGtgaaataaaaagacttatagCCAGCCAATTGGCTCCGTCCCGTGCATGTTGAAGGTAAAGTGAGGATCTTGGTTAGTGAAACTACTAGGTATGTTTATTGAGCTACCTTGGCCCGCTTTCAAGAATCAGGCAAGGCCTAGATAGATTGAGTAGCCCACCACAAATGAACTAACTAACGTTTGGTCCACAGACTGCAAGCTAGACTCACTTTTCAACTTGATTGCTTCGAGGAACGAGTATAGAGAAGCTATCTCGGATGTTGAACCAGCCATCACGCAGGCTTTCTTCATACCCAGGGCTCGTGCAATTGTCCTCGCAGTAGAGATCCAGTAGATCGTCGTAAAATAGTTGATCAAGATAATCAAAGAACAGGAAAAGGGAGTTGTCTCCGACGAGATCTATTCTTTCTTGGTCGCGATGATAGCTCGATTCAACCTCGTCAGCTGGCACTTCGAGATACTCTTCATCGATATCGCGGATCTGAAATCCATCAGTAGGACGCAGCAAGATCCAGTCCTTGTCCCTGACAATCAGCTTGATCATCGGATTCCAGCTTGGGTCGCCCACGCGTTCGAAAAGCAACCGCAGCAGGAACTCCAATGAAGCAGGAACCTCGGCGGGATATACGTTCATCTTGTTTTCAAGGGCGAGATTCCAGGATTCGTCAAATTCGACAGCAATGTTGTTACAGCCAATGGAACCAGGGCTCAAGTTAGCGCAACTCTCCCAATTGTGGGCCACGAACTCCCAATCGTCTGAAACGATGCAGAATAGATCTTGCTCAAGGTGAACATTTTGATGCCAGTGCTCGCCTTCGATTTTAGAGCAAAACATGAAGGTTTTTGACATCCCTTCATCCTCTGGCCAAAAATGGTCATAGTAATAATTGGCTTTTTCTCTTGAGCAGCAGTAATATATATCGTAGTCGTTATATGGTCGAGGCTGTTTGTCCCAGTCTTTGGCGACAACTTCTCTCGACTCTCGGCAAGCCGTCCAAAGGCCAACGCTTGAAAGGTAGGCTGACTTATTTTTTAGTTTCGAGTCGTCCCATTTATGGCCTAACGGAGACATTATGGTAGATTGTTCGAATGTGATATAGTGGAGTGCTTGAAAAGTTTGGGACTGGAGGCATGCTGCTTCCCAGATTTGCTTCCGAAGTTCCAATGGAAGGAAGCCTTGGGAAAGGGTGGAAGGTAGTGTAAGCCATGGTGTGAAGAAGTGATGATTCGTTTTGGATAAGTCGATTGTTGATGTGGGAAAGAAACGGAGCGAGAGTCGAGAGGGCGACTGGTGTATTTATAGAGTACTTGAGGCGTTCTGGCCGGATGACTTAATATTGGGTTTGTCGCAGTGCGATAAGAAGTTAACTCAAATGTGCGCAAAATGTATGCCTGGTGGGTCTTTACGATTTACAAAATCTAATACTGACTTTCCCCCTTGCCATGCAGCTTCGAGTTAAAAAGGTTACGGGGGAGTGTCCAAAAACAACGTTGTTCATATACAATATAAAGATGTTGTGAGGCCTACCACTTTCTTCCCTTTCGAGATGACCCGAGAAAACACTACTCTTCAATCGACCATTCAGTTGTTGACCGAAATGAGGATAATCGGTGTACTGATGCGGGTGTTCCTCCAAGTTTAATGATCTATGgatgcagcctcgtcacgaaagatagagcaaccttattcTCACACAATACAAAACCGCTGTGAGATATACCTGCTATGCAGGGGATAATCGGTGTATGGTTATAGAAAGTTTAAAAACTACAGAGCCATAAAGACAAAATGGTTAGTAAGGCTCAAGCTAGAATATCCAAACAGCAGGATCATGCATACGGTTAAGAATCGGTAGGCTCTATCACAGGATGGTCAGCACTCATATTGACCAGCAGAGACAGAGAAGGACATAACTTACCAAGTGTGCTAGGACGTCTAAAACACGAAGTCAGTATTATACAAAGGTTAATACGATCATATCATATAACATAGGGGTAACTTACCGTGGTTAATAAACAGTACCATCGCGGGTTGGGGGGGTTTTTAAACATGCCTAGATGACAATTTAAGGCTGTTGACTGGCTGTTAAAGGTATATACAGGATATCAGAATTTAATGCATTATATAGGTACTGCCAACATGGTGTCAACAGCCTAATTTTGTCATCTGGGCATGTTTAAAAACCCCCCTCTTCCCCTATGGTAGGTTTaaagaaaggaaaacaaGAATCAGACAGATCCCGCATACCTATCCAAAATATAATACCGGCAAGCCAACATTCGCAACTTCCATTTTACAGACACTTGCCCCACATCAAGATTGTCATCTCTCTCATTGCTCAGGAGGAAGGAACAAGTGTTCTTTTTAGAAAAGTATACCGAATGATGGAAGTAAGCACTTTACTGCCATGATAGAGGCATAAAGGTACCCATAGAAGATTGTATAGTCACGCCGCAACACGACATGTATCTCTTGATGACTGGCTGTTTAAAACGGATCTTGGAAACGAACACGTCTCAACGTTAATGATGCTGATCAGGTTAACCTGCTATAGTCGACTACTCGTAAACCAATAAATTCCATCATTTACATTCTATAGGTACATCTGAATCGTGAGAAGACTCTCGAAGGCCGCTATGTAATTGCAAAGAAAGGTTCAAATGAGAACTCTAATATGATAGCTCCGACAGGCTCAGCCAGTTTTGGGAGTGATCCTTGATCAAACTGGTCCGGCTACAGGTAACTATAGTAGCATACATGTCAACTCGAAATGCAAGACGGATCAAGTCGCCTTCGGAAGTAGCCTCAGAGAATGCAGATCCCCGGCCTCAGGGCATTAGAAAAGTTGACCTCTGGAAGTATAAGAGACGACATTAATGGGACACTTTATgcttcttagactatagttcttagactacttatttttataccctaagacttaggaagCCATTTCCTGCTACCCACTGGCCTGGATACCGAATTGAATGGTAAAAAAGAATGTTGAAAATGGGCCCCATGCCCTTTTTTATTGATGTTGAGTCATTATAAAATATCATAATGATATTGTTTGTGGTTGTCCTGTTTCAGAATCATTAGCAATCATCAATAGTGATGAGGTTAATACTGACACAAACAAAAAACTTGATGTGGGTGGTCCTCAAAGTCTAATAGTTTGATTCACGTAGCCTCGTCACGAGAGACAGGGCTCTTGGAGAAACAAAAATTGCTCattttcttccttctccttctccttcttggccttttcGGCCTCTCTTTCGGCCATTTCTTTGGCCAGCGCTTCCTGTACATCATgtattagtaatataataatagcatATAGGAGATAGACTTACGT
This Fusarium poae strain DAOMC 252244 chromosome 3, whole genome shotgun sequence DNA region includes the following protein-coding sequences:
- the LYS4 gene encoding mitochondrial Homoaconitase — its product is MVALRRAVALNAVAIARLQTRALTARTRSLALASSQYRTYKTSSRQHAFHSQLESTPTPSAFQYQKPPTVENPQTLVEKIAQQYAVGLAPGKKIKAGDYIALAPHHCMSHDNTWPIAKKFLDIGASKIHNNRQVVFTLDHDVQNKSEANLKKYALIHEFAEKHGVTNYPAGRGIGHQIMVEEGYAWPGTVSVASDSHSNMYGGVGCLGTAVVRTDAASIWATGQTWWQVPPVAKVTFTGILPPGVTGKDVIIALCGLFRDDQVLNHAVEFAGGENLPIDDRLTISNMTTEWGALAGVFPVDDMLISWYRGKATTNAMFGGSSKDRINHKRVDELEQNRLEADPNAKYAKELYLNLSTLSPIVAGPNSVKIATPLKNLEAEDIPVNKAYLVSCTNSRASDIAAAARVFREAAKENKDVKIAPGVEFYVSAASIPEQEIAEEAGDWQVLQNAGAQIIDSGCGPCIGLGRGLLEPGEVGISASNRNFKGRMGSTSAKAYLASPEIVAASALKGKIAGPGWYQKPEGVEKVIIGEGSGDYVADKALSIEDALDKLINEADALIAAAETPEGNAEQAASTAAAEGEESLTEILPGFPEKVEGEIVFCDNDNINTDGIYPGKYTYQDNVSVEKMAEVCMENYDTEFGKVAKAGDILVTGFNFGCGSSREQAATALLAKKIPLVVSGSFGNIFSRNSINNALMGVEVPRLVERLRETYKNDTEKPLTRRTGWKLIWDVRRSKVVVTEKDGSSWEQKVGELPANVQEIIARGGLEKWVKAKIDA